A region from the Corylus avellana chromosome ca7, CavTom2PMs-1.0 genome encodes:
- the LOC132188594 gene encoding uncharacterized protein LOC132188594 isoform X2 gives MKKSSIYPRFEMSAYGSDRFDPHVDFSQFLAEARHHARGVDLQSSSLRPEENGQGRSEEEEKKGKKSWKNNLFSWWKTNRKNKSPQASNCYNHIPKRRRILSGPVYGSGKTNDGRHRRPTSGPLTGLFNPTKTSENEIPYSCLHQLESPRSVHTYGPLYLVT, from the exons ATGAAGAAATCTTCAATATACCCCAGATTTGAAATGAGTGCTTATGGGAGCGACAGATTTGATCCTCATGTGGACTTTTCCCAG TTCTTGGCAGAAGCAAGACACCATGCAAGAGGAGTAGATTTGCAGAGCTCATCACTGCGTCCAGAAGAAAATGGACAGGGAAGAtcggaggaggaagagaaaaagggaaagaaatcaTGGAAAAACAATCTCTTTTCATGGTGGAAAACAAACAGAAAGAACAAGTCGCCTCAGGCCAGTAATTGTTACAATCATATTCCAAAAAGACGGCGGATATTGTCCGGTCCAGTCTATGGCAGTGGTAAGACCAATGATGGCAGGCACCGGCGTCCCACTTCCGGGCCTCTCACCGGTCTTTTCAACCCCACAAAGACGTCGGAGAATGAAATACCTTACAGTTGTCTTCACCAGCTTGAAAGTCCTCGTTCTGTTCACACCTACGGGCCTCTTTACCTTGTAACGTAG
- the LOC132188594 gene encoding uncharacterized protein LOC132188594 isoform X1, translating to MLRNQSSRHAAMKKSSIYPRFEMSAYGSDRFDPHVDFSQFLAEARHHARGVDLQSSSLRPEENGQGRSEEEEKKGKKSWKNNLFSWWKTNRKNKSPQASNCYNHIPKRRRILSGPVYGSGKTNDGRHRRPTSGPLTGLFNPTKTSENEIPYSCLHQLESPRSVHTYGPLYLVT from the exons ATGCTACGCAACCAAAG TTCCAGGCATGCAGCAATGAAGAAATCTTCAATATACCCCAGATTTGAAATGAGTGCTTATGGGAGCGACAGATTTGATCCTCATGTGGACTTTTCCCAG TTCTTGGCAGAAGCAAGACACCATGCAAGAGGAGTAGATTTGCAGAGCTCATCACTGCGTCCAGAAGAAAATGGACAGGGAAGAtcggaggaggaagagaaaaagggaaagaaatcaTGGAAAAACAATCTCTTTTCATGGTGGAAAACAAACAGAAAGAACAAGTCGCCTCAGGCCAGTAATTGTTACAATCATATTCCAAAAAGACGGCGGATATTGTCCGGTCCAGTCTATGGCAGTGGTAAGACCAATGATGGCAGGCACCGGCGTCCCACTTCCGGGCCTCTCACCGGTCTTTTCAACCCCACAAAGACGTCGGAGAATGAAATACCTTACAGTTGTCTTCACCAGCTTGAAAGTCCTCGTTCTGTTCACACCTACGGGCCTCTTTACCTTGTAACGTAG
- the LOC132187344 gene encoding RING-H2 finger protein ATL3-like, with amino-acid sequence MDGSSSDSKLDNSGVVELTGKIMVVAIIVLFMVVVFVLFLHLYAKWFWWSIDEATTNNTPRRRRRRRFVFAPGQDPAVAATMRRGLEPSVLRSLPVLIFDPQAFKDGLECAVCLSELVQGEKARLLPKCNHGFHVDCIDMWFQSHSTCPLCRNPVAPEISISNTSTGEVAAEDVEASGENLASGFSTESPNFPTNVLFWGNQTQVSSLGACLEEGPSSQCPSCPSSSSSSSASSRPADGMLVIDIPRQVTENLPSLSPSASRFSEEESKSPVTTRLRSLKRLLSRDNRRASPCSPGSVDVEQAGRAQS; translated from the coding sequence ATGGATGGGTCGTCGAGTGATTCGAAATTGGACAACTCAGGAGTCGTGGAGCTGACCGGGAAGATAATGGTGGTAGCCATAATAGTGCTCTTCATGGTGGTGGTGTTCGTCCTGTTTCTCCATCTCTACGCCAAGTGGTTCTGGTGGAGCATTGACGAAGCCACCACTAATAATACTCctcgccgccgccgccgccgccgcttCGTATTCGCCCCCGGACAAGACCCGGCAGTAGCTGCCACCATGCGAAGAGGGCTCGAGCCCTCGGTCCTCCGCTCGCTTCCCGTATTGATATTCGACCCACAAGCCTTCAAAGATGGGTTGGAATGCGCGGTTTGCCTCTCTGAGCTTGTGCAGGGAGAGAAAGCTCGGCTGCTCCCCAAATGCAATCATGGGTTCCATGTCGATTGCATTGACATGTGGTTCCAGTCCCACTCCACCTGCCCGCTTTGCCGGAACCCAGTTGCTCCTGAAATCTCCATCTCCAACACTAGTACTGGTGAGGTAGCAGCAGAGGATGTTGAGGCATCAGGAGAGAATTTGGCTTCTGGATTTTCCACAGAATCTCCGAATTTCCCCACAAACGTCTTGTTTTGGGGTAACCAGACTCAGGTAAGTTCTTTGGGTGCTTGTTTGGAAGAAGGCCCTTCTTCTCAATGCCCTTCTTGCCcgtcgtcttcttcttcatcatcggCTAGTAGTCGGCCGGCGGATGGAATGTTGGTGATTGATATACCAAGGCAAGTGACTGAGAACTTGCCATCATTATCCCCTTCGGCTAGCAGGTTTTCCGAGGAGGAATCAAAGTCGCCGGTGACGACAAGACTCAGGTCATTGAAGAGGCTTTTGAGCAGGGATAATAGAAGAGCAAGTCCTTGTAGTCCCGGTTCTGTTGATGTTGAACAAGCAGGGAGAGCACAGAGTTAG